One stretch of Gadus macrocephalus chromosome 12, ASM3116895v1 DNA includes these proteins:
- the cep350 gene encoding centrosome-associated protein 350 isoform X4, with protein MSSSKTTAVSLHSSARHRNGDVRDLNAAWEALSQSKVALRHIENRLEAAPGTGVLLESVMDPKKHASRKLSRRAGRGADDAGGSSKRRGHGNHSPEKSSSRSPLRNATLDSNVRKNNVEFREPLASFREATPPTLQPSQLEACSTQSASGPSLPPTQSPSDPSLSQLVYQRDTRDRQTDGDLDSTHSSALASTEVRYLNDRSALDATRPPPVQTALAAAGEDCHPRAPPCASHAQSLPPARADLSASSSPGSTSAVASQRLENLRRRQPDEKLEKLKERIRKQREHLEEAAERDKLLGYLEQPIRGAVGSSSSGTVPTAKATVRKVAPAPPAPVYRGFNSSETKIKTADGKVWKEEEFHNLSRDFYMDLSRQLAESSRQQHQSEERGTERPKDRRPPKPVRKVHRSSEPHPKQVIGPASWREGQKLVKMVLGPAPRQPPEGRPQTSERPGPAHRSSSDARPEPARRPRPNSTERPRSGRGRSGARSHTTTTLAPQPAAREEASAAASTELLSADIQGILDDLQMECREAEEEEERARERSGRGHSGTRGRGRSSSRSSRAPAPQGAPLSRASRSGSPANRRAERPADAADAEHRKRHYDADTVRQYIVHQQEGRRRRQMEERRAQREEAERRNQRLQELYRKQRVVAKAVALPSEAPVATVQRRLQETFTKLLQEEAELEAEGEHEPPAALPTNHHLRPMYQPSGESDKENKRLEVPQSPSSSDMSLSEQPPRLSRNDLDMGVLSWLQPDRTSVASRAPQNGGALAPPADHLFSEILRLETEAVAAAAAAGHTHRPHRQSPGSNGSRSKMARIDAIKATAASLSNRIESEARKLAGEGTNYGTLTSMDADVVLAPQRSPFNQDAGRWASAASPPVREPFTMPSDNLVERIQRSEDLAIRIQKILSSADQSSFDGDGLPGVGNLHSYRRPSPKKKSLASATDLKHHSYRQEGRGLLNGLEEVQRLGQPRGLGANGDWEERRNHGKEPRDSSGGSISEGPLQSDEDPSPPRRATNHVPGTAGSLAAVDYCAGRQREDDQPLAQFQRDAERYSAVSPAAPQRNGTRAAWEELSKGSPLSVINIYTKNLHSHLKAPEELERTSPSVRSPQSGVSPGDAAAYEDDFVSSRSSGATGQSKRRYSGHSSVKSHFEELMRRSPYDKRNGDFSSPHPSHHSSLQSPHLSSGSSSVCRGSRGKRGTASDRSDATVPDELKSPCSPHSETRSADSRKRGSERSSAHSQPRSHHSDGTLGGAPEPSPRSLGQDGDKTPAGSPGLASLPGTPAGPGSPPDRASPGVSPRSGSSGGAGGVAQGAAASPPTRSPPHAQNDGRLPSLGGREETTGERQYAPGVLRQRMTAELSYLESIEESVRQLGDVERLRGVSMAQQESVSLAQILKAQQQRHERELYELKIKAEREALETQLHMEESRQRAARAHAELQESMAVNHQQTLGGLQEASAKMMSQQAEAARYTADAARHIKEMAELTRSQMVPGDLTCAAEIQSRTALDQHRSSHKKSPQARTESDSSRSEGSCSRPMPGEPLSSLDSLSQSDSLPYRRPEISGGDSSSYLDRSHDSSAQRDWRRMDGRKEEPAEEGREPARRGKEATGNSSVEEEEAATAADDSLVSESIHSVLNEKADSTSVATDYSLKFDESMTEDEIEERSFRSLLPSEAHRRVTLDKKSRPHEESEEEPASHDRSLASMPLNRSKDGSQTFASGQDSFTQFTMDMVRQYMVDEEVRLQHQGSLLHLRQKALKEKTKTEMAWLEHQKRRLRDKGEDDKMPPLRKKQRGLLMKLQQEQAEIKRLQEANKVARKERLLLLKQQEEIERMRSNTLRLKERLKSAGGDAPPETPLSETPVSEAASPSLMLACRDPRSPSPPLSVSGSETSSIMQKLKKMHSHADEKHCSPVHYFLSVFKAHHWASLSVCLPNLHPKLQLFIYNHLVRFLTKREQQLLQRRHHAVELLQWKERLDREEAEVRRMEKEALGVCDRQAHHQNQVEVQPGRWSPEAAQRETSDVGTSSGCRQNQEPLSDEKRGRLGEEDYSTVSPERSGSSAPASSFTAPPASVPETSMASFQSSQDITSASPSPGKPSTPANAILSTTASAVDCSGGSGTKMLLRPPPRPAGHTPGQARTRPSDPPTATHTDPMSDQSDIESRIRALKEELKKRKSMAYQLKKEQKKRHKERLKAQEASLLKQLESYDDFIQKTKAELNNEPASKSAAEPQINAAASATENSKALPPHSSDSSSRRSRAVSDSDEGHSSIHAGDRTPLGRSRSTSLPEELSEEDTPTVTPTPAHGSPEQPSPGVKALGAPDGPSRTSIYKGDRHLRGGAEDGSVVSNHRSDISEDLAGAVSSKSGNGHSEVLLKLETEDGPPSHQDSSVSNHVPSENEDDIYSPCGSRQDERGLKIRDSSLPGEPKLSWHQEGTSSSSDNASLSSKIEAPLKEADVSRRPSVTVTDGYHDDFESSAESSPRDGRRSSQPTSPVSPPSGGASGQASYSRSPLDQSRDDEEVEEDIAGELSEHSEEFSDSRHSGKLLDLNDKTAESPGETRNELNHSPALSPSLSRVSPVEDEMPTFCIGDRVLVSHVQPGTLRFKGPTRFANGFWAGVELDKSEGSNNGTYDGVAYFVCEERHGIFAPSDKIARLPERFDVSVDTTEDEDSFVDDLSERSKRADDEKSAVQPRKETEESPRDDPSGSGYKEPRDEAGHPSVRHQNKDALDANSLNSRNHHTVPNGRIRDGSLEFDNAPTTLLISDLDKMGSATRGQKQRTPHTGHKDLDSHHSSVTPNECMDDFDIKSNEGKAKERDSLGAFADTLLNDFVKDAVTQLSQVKLAKERKIMEANRMNGELFTDRLEGEGRVSPSEQKDGLPFFLETEKEELSSPELCNRPESPVLGASGQEELAKRLAELELSRELLDDLGDDQDWFEEDFGLKSRREQQRRQQRQKEEEEEDDDDDDEENRVGGGRPVTSVGEPQAKTPPRPELPLPLLPKLPEQPPMVVPHSATEVERLVHAATAEIWQSCGLGAADVLTLAGLPVPRPSLGYLGKEANGQDQEDLCIRSYRQGVYDLTWEILQEIFGEDPNANQPLWLKPRRVNSSYSHRVRMPGNISTVQEFIATKVLKLYGLRKDQSQKTDWQKMLKFGRKKRDRVDHILVQELHEEEAQWVNYDEDELFVKMQLADSIFDMLLKDTADVLTQIHEQRAARDALS; from the exons ATGAGTAGCAGTAAGACGACTGCAGTCTCTCTCCACAGCTCTGCAAGGCATCGGAATGGCGATGTCAGAG ATCTCAACGCTGCATGGGAAGCCCTTTCTCAGTCAAAAGTTGCT TTGCGGCACATAGAGAATCGCCTGGAGGCCGCTCCAGGGACTGGGGTTTTGTTGGAGTCCGTCATGGACCCTAAGAAACATGCCTCAAGGAAGCTCAGCCGCCGAG CTGGCAGGGGGGCAGATGATGCGGGAGGGTCGTCCAAGCGGAGGGGCCATGGAAATCATAGCCCAGAGAAGAGCAGTTCCCGCAGCCCACTGAGAAACGCCACCCTGGACAGTAATGTCCGAAAGAATAACGTGGAGTTCAGGGAGCCGCTGGCCTCCTTCAG GGAGGCCACTCCTCCAACACTCCAGCCTTCACAGCTGGAGGCCTGTAGCACCCAGTCAGCGTCTGGACCGTCCCTCCCTCCGACCCAGTCCCCCTCGGACCCCTCCCTCAGTCAGCTGGTCTACCAGAGGGACaccagggacagacagacggacggcgACCTGGACAGCACGCACTCCTCGGCTCTGGCGAGCACCGAGGTCCGCTACCTCAACGACCGGTCCGCCCTGGACGCCACGAGGCCCCCGCCCGTCCAGACGGCCCTCGCCGCGGCGGGCGAGGACTGCCATCCCCGGGCGCCGCCGTGCGCCAGCCACGCGCAGAGCCTCCCTCCGGCCCGAGCGGATCTCTCGGCGTCCTCCAGCCCGGGCTCGACCTCGGCCGTGGCCTCGCAGCGGCTGGAGAACCTGCGGCGGCGGCAGCCCGACGAGAAGCTGGAGAAGCTGAAGGAGCGCATCCGCAAGCAGAGGGAACAcctggaggaggcggcggagcgGGACAAGCTGCTGGGCTACCTGGAGCAGCCCATACGGGGAGCCGTGGGAAGCTCCAGCAGTGGTACCGTCCCAACGGCCAAGGCTACGGTCCGCAAGGTGGCGCCCGCCCCCCCTGCGCCCGTGTACAGAG GTTTCAACAGCAGCGAGACAAAGATCAAGACTGCGGATGGGAAGgtgtggaaggaggaggagttccaCAACCTCAGTAGAGACTTCTACATGGACTTGTCACGCCAGCTTGCTG AGAGCTCCAGACAGCAGCATCAGAGTGAGGAGCGGGGAACGGAGCGCCCCAAAGATAGGAGACCCCCCAAACCGGTCCGCAAGGTCCACAGGTCCTCTGAGCCACACCCCAAGCAAG TGATCGGGCCGGCGTCGTGGCGCGAGGGCCAGAAGCTGGTGAAGATGGTTCTGGGTCCGGCACCGCGGCAGCCCCCAGAGGGCAGACCACAGACATCTGAGAGACCGG GCCCAGCTCACCGATCAAGCTCGGACGCGCGGCCCGAGCCAGCCCGGCGGCCCCGACCCAACAGCACCGAGAGGCCTCGCAGCGGCCGCGGGCGCTCTGGCGCCCGCTCCCACACTACAACCACACTGGCTCCCCAGCCTGCAGCCCGGGAAGAAGCCTCGGCGGCCGCAAGCACAGAGCTGCTGTCGGCCGACATCCAGGGCATCCTGGACGACCTCCAGATGGAGTGcagggaggctgaggaggaggaggagagggcgcGGGAGAGGTCCGGTCGGGGCCACAGCGGTACAAGAGGCAGGGGCCGCTCGTCGTCCCGATCGTCCAGGGCCCCGGCCCCTCAAGGGGCCCCCCTCTCGAGGGCCTCCCGCAGCGGCAGCCCCGCCAACCGGCGAGCGGAGCGGCCCGCGGACGCCGCGGACGCGGAGCACAGGAAGCGGCACTACGACGCCGACACGGTCCGGCAGTACATCGTCCATCAGCAGGaggggaggcggaggcggcAGATGGAGGAGCGCAGGGcacagagggaggaggcggagaggaggaaccagagacTGCAGGAGCTCTACCGGAAGCAGAGAGTGGTCGCTAAGGCCGTGGCCCTTCCCTCTGAGGCCCCTGTAGCAACTGTACAGAGGCGGTTACAGGAGACCTTTACTAAACTGCTGCAAGAGGAGGCAGAGCTGGAAGCAGAAGGCGAACATGAACCGCCTGCTGCTCTACCCACCAATCATCACTTG AGACCCATGTACCAGCCTTCAGGAGAGTCGGACAAGGAGAACAAGAGGCTGGAGGTTCCCCAAAGTCCATCCAGCAGTGACATGTCTCTGTCCGAGCAACCCCCTCGATTGTCCAG AAATGATTTAGATATGGGTGTTCTCTCATGGCTTCAGCCGGACCGCACAAGCGTGGCAAGCCGAGCTCCCCAAAACGGCGGTGCTCTGGCGCCTCCTGCTGACCACCTCTTCTCCGAGATATTGAGGCTTGAAACCGAGgcggtagcagcagcagcagcagccgggcACACGCACCGTCCGCACCGCCAGTCCCCGGGCTCCAACGGGTCCCGATCCAAGATGGCCCGGATCGACGCCATCaaggccaccgccgcctccctcTCCAACCGCATCGAGAGCGAGGCGCGGAAACTGGCCGGCGAGGGGACAAACTACGGGACGCTAACCTCCATGGACGCGGACGTGGTTTTGGCCCCGCAGCGCTCTCCGTTTAACCAGGATGCCGGACGGTGGGCCAGTGCGGCCAGCCCCCCGGTCAGGGAGCCCTTCACGATGCCTTCGGACAACCTGGTTGAGCGGATCCAGCGCTCGGAGGACCTCGCCATAAGGATCCAGAAGATTCTGAGCAGCGCCGATCAGAGCTCCTTCGACGGGGACGGCTTGCCCGGTGTGGGCAACCTGCATTCCTACAGAAGGCCGTCCCCGAAGAAGAAAAGTCTGGCGTCCGCGACGGACCTCAAACACCACAGCTACCGCCAGGAAGGGCGGGGTCTGCTCAACGGCCTGGAGGAGGTACAGCGGCTGGGTCAGCCGCGGGGCCTCGGAGCCAACGGGGACTGGGAGGAACGGAGGAACCACGGGAAGGAGCCCCGAGACTCGAGCGGCGGCTCCATCAGTGAGGGCCCGCTCCAGAGCGACGaggaccccagccccccccgccGCGCCACCAACCACGTGCCCGGGACGGCGGGCAGCCTGGCGGCCGTCGACTACTGCGCCGGGCGTCAGAGGGAGGACGACCAACCCCTGGCCCAGTTCCAGAGGGACGCGGAGAGGTACTCGGCCGTCAGCCCCGCCGCCCCGCAGAGAAACGGCACACGGGCCGCCTGGGAGGAGCTGAGCAAAGGAAGTCCTCTCAGTGTGATCAACATTTACACCAAGAACCTCCACAGTCACCTTAAAG CGCCAGAGGAGCTGGAGAGAACCTCTCCATCCGTCCGGTCGCCCCAGTCTGGGGTCAGCCCTGGGGATGCAGCGGCCTACGAGGATGACTTTGTGTCCTCTCGTAGCAGCGGGGCCACTGGCCAATCAAAGAGAAGATACAGTGGACACAGCAG TGTGAAGAGTCACTTTGAGGAGCTGATGAGGAGGTCCCCGTACGACAAGAGGAACGGGGACTTCAGCTCTCCTCACCCGTCCCACCACTCGTCCCTGCAGTCCCCCCATCTGTCCTCCGGCTCCTCGTCCGTCTGCCGGGGCTCCAGAGGAAAGAGAG GAACGGCGTCGGATCGAAGTGACGCTACTGTGCCGGACGAGCTGAAGAGCCCCTGCTCCCCGCATTCAGAAACCCGGTCTGCTGACTCGAGGAAGAGGGGCTCGGAGAGGAGCTCTGCCCACAGCCAGCCTCGGAGTCACCACTCTGACGGGACACTAGGGGGAGCTCCAGAGCCGTCTCCCAGAAG TTTGGGGCAGGACGGTGATAAGACGCCCGCCGGTAGCCCTGGCCTGGCCTCTCTCCCGGGCACTCCCGCTGGCCCGGGGTCCCCTCCAGACAGAGCGTCTCCAGGGGTCTCCCCCAGGAGCGGCTCCTCTGGGGGAGCAGGTGGCGTGGCCCAGGGTGCCGCAGCCTCCCCACCAACCAGGAGTCCACCACACGCACAAAATGATGGCCGTTTGCCATCGCTCGGTGGCAGAGAGGAGACCACAG gcgaGCGGCAGTACGCCCCCGGTGTGCTGAGGCAGCGCATGACCGCGGAGCTGAGCTACCTGGAGTCCATCGAGGAGTCTGTGCGACAGCTGGGCGACGTGGAGAGGCTGAGGGGGGTGTCCATGGCGCAGCAGGAGAGCGTGTCTCTGGCCCAGATACTGAAG gcgcagcagcagcggcaTGAGCGCGAGCTGTACGAGTTGAAGATCAAGGCCGAGAGAGAAGCGCTGGAGACACAGCTGCACATGGAGGAGAGCCGGCAAAGAGCTGCCAGG GCCCACGCAGAGCTGCAGGAGAGCATGGCGGTGAACCATCAGCAGACCCTGGGAGGCCTCCAGGAAGCGTCCGCCAAGATGATGAGCCAGCAGGCGGAGGCGGCGCGCTACACGGCCGACGCGGCCCGTCACATCAAAGAG ATGGCGGAGCTGACCCGGTCCCAGATGGTCCCGGGGGACTTGACCTGCGCTGCCGAGATCCAGAGCCGGACTGCGTTGGACCAACACAGAAGCTCACACAAGAAGTCGCCTCAAGCACGAACTGAATCAGACAG TTCCAGGAGCGAGGGGTCCTGCAGCAGACCCATGCCTGGGGAGCCCCTCTCTTCCCTGGATAGCCTCAGTCAGTCTGACTCCCTGCCCTACAGGAGACCTGAGATCAG TGGCGGAGACAGCAGCAGCTACCTGGACCGATCCCACGACTCCTCGGCGCAGCGGGACTGGCGCAGGATGGACGGCAGGAAGGAGGAGCCCGCGGAGGAGGGCCGCGAGCCGgccaggagggggaaggaggcgaCGGGGAACAGCTccgtagaggaggaggaggctgccaCGGCCGCAGACGACTCCCTCGTCAGCGAGAGCATCCACTCGGTGCTCAACGAGAAAG CAGACAGTACGTCAGTGGCGACCGACTACTCTCTGAAGTTTGACGAGTCCATGACGGAGGACGAGATCGAGGAGCGCTCGTTTCGCTCTCTGCTGCCGTCGGAGGCGCACCGGCGCGTCACCCTGGATAAGAAGTCCCGTCCGCATGAGGAATCCGAGGAGGAGCCGGCCTCCCACGACAGGAGCTTGGCCTCTATGCCCCTGAACCGCTCTAAG GATGGGAGCCAGACCTTCGCCAGTGGCCAGGACAGCTTCACCCAGTTCACCATGGACATGGTGCGCCAGTACATGGTGGACGAGGAGGTGAGGCTGCAGCACCAGGGCTCCCTGCTGCACCTGCGGCAGAAGGCCCTCAAGGAGAAGACCAAGACGGAGATGGCCTGGCTGGAGCACCAGAAGAGGAGGCTGAGGGACAAGGGGGAGGACGACAAGATGCCCCCCCTCCGGAAGAAGCAGAGGGGCCTGCTGATGAAGCTACAGCAGGAGCAG gCGGAGATCAAGCGTCTCCAGGAAGCCAACAAGGTGGCGAGGAAggagaggctgctgctgctgaagcagcaggaggagatcGAGAGGATGAGGAGCAACACCCTGAGGCTCAAGGAGCGCCTCAAGTCTGCCGGAGGCGACGCGCCCCCG gagaccCCCTTGTCCGAGACCCCGGTGTCCGAGGCGGCCTCCCCCAGCTTGATGCTGGCGTGCAGGGACCCCCGCAGTCCGTCTCCCCCGCTCTCCGTCTCCGGCAGCGAGACCAGCAGCATCATGCAGAAGCTGAAGAAGATGCACTCTCACGCGGACGAGAA ACACTGCTCTCCTGTCCACTACTTCCTCTCTGTGTTTAAGGCCCATCACTGGGCCTCCCTCAGTGTCTGTCTCCCCAATCTCCATCCTAAACTACAGCTCTTTATCTACAACCACTTGGTCAG GTTCCTGACCAAGCGGGAGCAGCAGCTGCTCCAGAGACGGCACCATGCAGTCGAGCTCCTGCAGTGGAAGGAGCGTCTGGaccgggaggaggcggaggtccGCAGGATGGAGAAGGAAGCCCTGGGCGTCTGCGACCGGCAGGCCCACCACCAGAACCAGGTCGAGGTTCAGCCCGGCAGGTGGTCTCCAGAGGCCGCTCAGAGGGAGACCTCTGATGTCGGCACCAGCTCTGGCTGCCGGCAGAACCAGGAACCCCTGAGCGACGAGAAGAGAG GGAGACTGGGTGAGGAGGATTACTCCACAGTGAGCCCTGAGCGTTCGGGTTCGAGTGCCCCAGCGAGCTCCTTCACAGCCCCGCCTGCCTCGGTCCCAGAGACGTCCATGGCCTCCTTCCAGAGCAGCCAGGACATCACCTCCGCCTCTCCGTCTCCTGGCAAACCA TCTACCCCGGCCAACGCCATCCTCAGCACTACTGCCTCCGCGGTAGACTGCAGCGGAGGCAGCGGGACCAAGATGCtgctccgccctcctccccgGCCCGCCGGCCACACACCGGGGCAGGCTCGAACCAGGCCCAGTGACCCCCCCACGGCCACACACACCG ATCCCATGTCAGACCAGAGCGACATCGAGAGTCGCATCAGGGCCCTGAAAGAGGAGCTGAAGAAACGCAAGTCGATGGCCTACCAGCTGaagaaggagcagaagaagagacaCAAGGAGCGCCTTAAGGCACAGGAAGCCAGTCTACTTAAGCAGCTCGAG TCCTACGATGATTTCATCCAGAAGACGAAGGCGGAGCTGAACAACGAGCCAGCCTCCAAATCGGCAGCTGAACCTCAGATCAACGCGGCTGCCTCTGCCACTGAAAACAGCAAAGCTCTGCCTCCACACAG TtccgacagcagcagcaggcgctcCAGGGCGGTGTCGGACTCTGACGAAggccattcatccatccatg CAGGTGACCGAACTCCTCTGGGCCGGAGTAGATCTACCTCTCTACCCGAGGAGCTTTCGGAGGAGGACACTCCCACAGTCACCCCGACCCCAGCGCACGGGAGTCCAGAGCAGCCTTCCCCAGGGGTCAAGGCCCTGGGTGCTCCAGATGGCCCCTCCAGGACGTCCATCTACAAGGGAGACCGCCATTTgcgtggaggagcagaggacggaAGCGTTGTGTCCAACCACAGGTCTGATATATCAGAGGACCTGGCGGGGGCTGTGAGCTCCAAGTCTGGAAATGGCCATTCGGAAGTTCTCCTTAAACTAGAGACGGAAGACGGACCCCCATCTCACCAGGACTCGTCTGTTTCTAACCATGTTCCCTCTGAGAACGAAGACGACATATATTCTCCATGCGGGAGCCGGCAGGACGAGAGAGGCCTCAAGATAAGGGACTCCTCTTTGCCAGGGGAGCCCAAGCTCTCATGGCATCAAGAGGGCACCTCGTCCTCCAGTGACAACGCCTCCCTCTCGTCCAAGATAGAAGCTCCGCTAAAGGAGGCTGATGTCTCTCGGCGTCCCTCCGTCACCGTCACCGACGGCTACCACGATGACTTTGAGTCGTCGGCGGAGTCCTCCCCGAGAGACGGCCGGCGCAGCTCCCAGCCCACCTCTCCGGTCTCGCCGCCCTCTGGGGGCGCCTCCGGGCAGGCCTCCTACAGCAGGTCGCCTCTGGACCAGAGCAGAGACGACGAGGAGGTCGAGGAGGACATCGCAGGGGAGCTAAGTGAACACTCTGAAGAGTTCAGCGACAGCCGTCACTCTGGAAAGCTGCTCGATCTCAACGACAAGACGGCAGAGTCCCCGGGTGAAACCAGGAATGAGTTAAACCACTCCCCGGCcttatctccatctctctcccgcGTCTCTCCAGTGGAGGACGAGATGCCGACCTTCTGCATCGGAGACCGGGTGCTCGTGAGCCACGTTCAGCCCGGAACCCTGAGGTTCAAAGGCCCGACCAGGTTTGCCAACGGGTTCTGGGCCGGCGTGGAGCTCGACAAGTCGGAAGGCAGCAACAACGGCACCTACGACGGGGTGGCGTACTTTGTGTGCGAGGAGCGCCACGGTATCTTTGCGCCGTCCGACAAGATCGCCCGCCTGCCGGAGAGGTTCGACGTCTCCGTTGACACCACGGAGGACGAGGACTCGTTTGTGGACGACCTGTCCGAGAGGAGTAAACGAGCAGACGACGAGAAGAGCGCGGTTCAGCCGAGGAAGGAGACTGAGGAAAGCCCCCGTGATGATCCATCCGGGTCAGGGTACAAAGAGCCGCGGGATGAGGCCGGTCATCCATCTGTACGCCACCAGAACAAGGATGCTCTGGACGCAAACTCTCTTAACTCTCGTAACCACCACACCGTGCCCAATGGCCGGATCAGGGATGGCTCCCTGGAGTTCGACAACGCGCCCACTACTCTCCTCATTTCTGACCTGGACAAGATGGGTTCAGCCACACGGGGCCAGAAGCAGAGAACTCCTCACACTGGACATAAAGATTTGGACTCTCACCATTCATCAGTCACTCCAAACGAGTGTATGGACGATTTTGACATCAAGAGTAACGAGGGGAAAGCGAAGGAACGAGACTCTCTCGGTGCCTTTGCTGACACGCTTCTCAATGACTTCGTCAAAGATGCTGTCACGCAGTTGAGTCAGGTCAAACTGGCCAAGGAGAGGAAGATAATGGAAGCCAACCGGATGAACGGAGAGCTGTTTACCGACCGCTTGGAGGGCGAGGGGCGGGTCTCTCCGTCGGAGCAGAAAGATGGTCTTCCCTTCTTCCTGGAAACAGAAAAAGAGGAGTTGTCGTCCCCAGAGCTATGCAACCGACCG GAGAGCCCGGTGCTGGGGGCCAGCGGTCAGGAGGAGCTGGCCAAGCGCCTGGCCGAGCTGGAGCTGAGCCGCGAGCTGCTGGACGACCTCGGGGACGACCAGGACTGGTTCGAGGAGGACTTCGGCCTCAAGTCCCGCCGGGAACAGCAGCGACGCCAGCAGAGgcaaaaagaggaggaggaagaggatgacgacgacgacgacgaagagAACAGGGTGGGCGGCGGGAGGCCCGTGACGTCGGTCGGAGAGCCACAGGCCAAGACGCCCCCCCGGCCCGAGCTGCCTCTTCCCCTGCTGCCTAAGCTCCCCGAGCAGCCCCCCATGGTGGTGCCCCACTCGGCCACGGAGGTGGAGCGGCTGGTCCACGCCGCCACCGCCGAGATCTGGCAGAGCTGCGGCCTCGGCGCGGCGGACGTGCTGACGCTGGCCGGCCTGCCGGTCCCCCGGCCCTCCCTGGGGTACCTGGGCAAGGAGGCCAACGGGcaggaccaggaggacctcTGCATCCGCAGCTACCGACAG GGGGTCTACGACCTCACCTGGGAGATCCTCCAAGAGATCTTCGGCGAAGACCCCAACGCGAACCAGCCGCTGTGGCTTAAGCCGCGACGGGTCAACTCCTCCTACTCCCACAGGGTCAGGATGCCGGGGAACATCTCCACGGTCCAG GAATTCATCGCCACTAAAGTGCTGAAGCTGTACGGCCTGAGGAAGGACCAGAGCCAGAAGACCGACTGGCAGAAGATGCTCAAGTTCGGCAGGAAGAAACGGGACCGAGTAGACCACATACTG GTCCAGGAGCTCCACGAGGAAGAGGCCCAGTGGGTGAACTACGACGAGGACGAGCTGTTTGTGAAGATGCAGCTGGCGGACAGCATCTTCGACATGCTGCTCAAGGACACGGCCGATGTCCTCACGCAGATCCACGAGCAGAGGGCCGCACGGGACGCACTCTCCTGA